One segment of Micromonospora parathelypteridis DNA contains the following:
- a CDS encoding low temperature requirement protein A, whose amino-acid sequence MTSAPLPRILRRRGEPEYPTFLELFFDLVYIFMFSRLAASLADNLTVRGAAQTAVLLLAAWWVWVLTAWITDLFDPRLPIIQATVLLVMLGTLLMAIATPDAFGRYGWLFVAAYFGIHLTRDAVLIPGTRMNRPIQARSIRVFFWFGITVAPWVAGVFVEETARLVLWSLAVAVDLGSARFGWPTPWLGRTELASQIFTGVHLSERHRAIFIVALGELILNTGMGLAGSGFTAGPVVTCAVAFVSAVLLFQLYFQRVQRILAPPGVATVERVRSGTSTSYTHLVMVAGVVLVSTSTSIVVDRPFGRAPVELLAAILGGPVLFLLGSVLFDAVVTARILWSRVLAIVALAIVALCALVGPDTFLRKPLTALVVANLVLLLTLVCEELAARRGPVGATASTP is encoded by the coding sequence GTGACGTCCGCTCCGCTACCCCGGATCCTCCGCCGCCGCGGCGAGCCGGAGTATCCGACCTTCCTGGAGCTCTTCTTCGACCTGGTCTACATCTTCATGTTCTCCCGGCTCGCTGCCAGCCTGGCCGACAACCTGACCGTTCGAGGCGCGGCGCAGACCGCCGTCCTACTGCTGGCCGCCTGGTGGGTCTGGGTGCTGACCGCGTGGATCACCGACCTGTTCGACCCTCGGCTGCCGATCATCCAGGCCACCGTCCTGCTGGTCATGCTCGGCACCCTGCTGATGGCAATCGCGACCCCAGACGCCTTCGGCCGGTACGGGTGGCTCTTCGTCGCGGCGTACTTCGGCATCCACCTCACCCGTGACGCCGTTCTGATCCCCGGCACCCGGATGAACCGTCCGATCCAGGCCAGGAGCATCCGGGTGTTCTTCTGGTTCGGCATCACCGTGGCGCCATGGGTGGCCGGAGTGTTCGTGGAGGAGACGGCTCGGCTGGTGCTCTGGTCGCTCGCGGTGGCGGTCGACCTCGGCTCGGCCCGGTTCGGCTGGCCGACGCCGTGGCTGGGGCGTACCGAGCTCGCCAGCCAGATCTTCACCGGGGTGCACCTCTCCGAGCGGCATCGGGCGATCTTCATCGTCGCGCTCGGCGAGTTGATCCTGAACACCGGCATGGGGCTGGCCGGCAGCGGATTCACCGCCGGCCCGGTGGTCACCTGTGCGGTCGCGTTCGTCAGCGCGGTCCTGCTGTTCCAGCTCTACTTCCAGCGGGTCCAGCGGATCCTTGCCCCACCGGGTGTCGCAACGGTCGAACGGGTCCGCTCCGGCACCTCCACCTCGTACACCCACCTGGTCATGGTGGCCGGGGTGGTGTTGGTCTCGACCAGCACCTCGATAGTCGTCGACCGACCGTTCGGCCGCGCTCCGGTCGAGTTGCTCGCCGCCATCCTCGGTGGACCGGTCCTGTTCCTGCTCGGCAGCGTCCTGTTCGATGCCGTGGTGACCGCCCGGATCCTCTGGTCCCGGGTGCTGGCGATCGTGGCGCTGGCGATCGTGGCGCTGTGCGCTCTGGTGGGGCCCGACACGTTCCTGCGCAAGCCGCTGACCGCCCTGGTGGTAGCGAACCTGGTCCTGCTGCTCACCCTGGTCTGCGAAGAGTTGGCCGCGCGCCGCGGACCGGTCGGAGCTACCGCATCGACACCATGA
- a CDS encoding carbohydrate ABC transporter permease — protein sequence MTTLTEVPETAAARETPARRRRRVDRLPYLLLLPALVIIGVLLLWPLGQVVAMSFYRLNSVRQLRGDREWPWVGLGNYADILSDPFFLTVLRNTVLFAAANVLLTMVLGTLVGLLLNRLGRKMATFVASCVMLAWATPALTGTIVWKWIFDDTSGLVTWLFNALPDGLSNSLFGRSDWTGYGWFNSPLLFFAILTLVVVWHSFPFIAVSVLAGLKSVPSELHEAARVDGASPWRVFWKITFPLLRPVFGILIVLSTIWDFKVFTQQFVLAGGTQDRPTFMLAIYSYAEAFSPPPKYGLGAAIAVILTLILLVVTGFYVRMVLRQEDES from the coding sequence GTGACCACGCTGACCGAGGTGCCGGAGACGGCCGCCGCGCGGGAGACCCCCGCGCGGCGGCGTCGCCGGGTGGACCGCCTGCCCTACCTGCTGCTCCTGCCCGCACTGGTGATCATCGGGGTGCTGCTGCTCTGGCCGCTCGGCCAGGTGGTGGCGATGTCCTTCTACCGGCTGAACAGCGTCCGGCAACTGCGCGGCGACCGAGAGTGGCCGTGGGTGGGGCTGGGCAACTACGCCGACATCCTCTCCGATCCGTTCTTCCTGACCGTGCTGCGCAACACGGTGTTGTTCGCCGCGGCCAACGTGCTGCTCACGATGGTCCTCGGCACGCTGGTCGGGCTGCTGCTCAACCGGCTCGGCCGCAAGATGGCGACCTTCGTGGCCAGTTGCGTGATGCTCGCCTGGGCCACGCCGGCACTGACCGGCACCATCGTCTGGAAGTGGATCTTCGACGACACGAGCGGCCTCGTCACGTGGCTGTTCAACGCGTTGCCGGACGGGCTCTCCAACAGTCTGTTCGGTCGTAGCGACTGGACCGGCTACGGCTGGTTCAACTCGCCACTGCTCTTCTTCGCCATTCTCACTCTGGTGGTGGTCTGGCACTCGTTCCCGTTCATCGCGGTGAGCGTGCTCGCCGGTCTCAAGAGCGTGCCGAGTGAGCTGCACGAGGCGGCCCGGGTGGACGGCGCCAGCCCGTGGCGGGTGTTCTGGAAGATCACCTTCCCGCTGCTGCGCCCGGTCTTCGGGATCCTGATCGTGCTCTCCACCATCTGGGACTTCAAGGTCTTCACCCAGCAGTTCGTGCTGGCCGGCGGCACCCAGGACCGGCCAACGTTCATGCTCGCCATCTACTCGTACGCCGAAGCTTTCTCTCCGCCGCCGAAGTACGGACTCGGCGCGGCCATCGCGGTGATCCTCACGCTGATCCTGCTGGTGGTCACCGGCTTCTACGTACGGATGGTGCTCAGGCAGGAGGACGAGTCGTGA
- a CDS encoding low temperature requirement protein A, translated as MSMATDGGAGAAPPADPDLERPAFLELFFDLVYVFALVTLANLLANNPTWIGVAETLVLLLAFSMIWALTVWGADAIDLARPSGQGQIIWVAATSLLLAAVATDAYGDRALLFAIAYLFIHFSTAAYYALAPSAKTLLPGSIRILTWESIAGVGWIGGALVGGSGQLPIWALAVVVEYSAAGFGWPVPGIGRSHARDWRLVSGRVAERYRQFVIVALGVALFVTGTTFSTSDVTLERAWALAVVFGTVVLMWRIYTYRAGELLTDAIARSTNPALLTQFAAVTHLIMVAGIVGAAVTSHLVVGRPWGETPPSWAAVILGSPALYLAGRGVLDFTVFGRISRSRLGGLLLLACVAPAAPLLPPIVVALLAMTVLALIAVANLVSTRRHARMPAPPMRR; from the coding sequence ATGTCGATGGCGACGGACGGTGGTGCTGGGGCGGCCCCACCAGCCGACCCGGACCTGGAGCGTCCGGCGTTCCTGGAGCTCTTCTTCGACCTCGTCTACGTCTTCGCGCTGGTCACCTTGGCGAATCTGTTGGCCAACAACCCGACCTGGATCGGCGTCGCCGAGACGTTGGTGCTGCTGCTCGCGTTCAGCATGATCTGGGCGCTGACGGTATGGGGCGCGGACGCCATCGACCTGGCCCGCCCGTCGGGGCAGGGACAGATCATCTGGGTGGCGGCGACCAGCCTGCTGCTGGCCGCGGTCGCGACAGATGCGTACGGTGATCGCGCGCTGCTCTTTGCGATCGCGTACTTGTTCATCCACTTCAGCACCGCCGCTTACTACGCCCTCGCCCCCTCGGCCAAGACCCTGCTTCCCGGCAGTATCCGGATCCTGACCTGGGAGTCCATCGCCGGCGTCGGCTGGATCGGCGGGGCACTCGTCGGCGGTTCGGGCCAGTTGCCGATCTGGGCGCTCGCGGTCGTCGTCGAGTACTCCGCGGCCGGGTTCGGCTGGCCGGTGCCCGGGATCGGCCGCTCACATGCGCGCGACTGGCGGCTGGTCAGCGGGCGGGTGGCCGAGCGTTACCGGCAGTTCGTCATCGTCGCGCTCGGTGTCGCGCTCTTCGTGACCGGAACGACCTTCAGCACGAGCGATGTCACGCTGGAACGAGCCTGGGCACTGGCGGTGGTGTTCGGCACCGTGGTGCTGATGTGGCGGATCTACACCTACCGCGCTGGTGAGTTGCTGACCGACGCCATCGCCCGGTCGACCAACCCGGCGCTGCTCACCCAGTTCGCCGCGGTCACCCATTTGATCATGGTGGCCGGAATCGTCGGCGCGGCGGTCACCAGTCACCTGGTGGTGGGCCGCCCGTGGGGCGAGACCCCGCCGTCGTGGGCCGCGGTCATCCTCGGCAGCCCCGCGTTGTACCTGGCCGGGCGGGGCGTACTCGATTTCACCGTGTTCGGGCGGATCTCGCGGTCCCGGCTGGGCGGGCTGCTGCTGCTGGCGTGCGTGGCGCCGGCGGCGCCACTGCTGCCGCCGATCGTGGTCGCGCTGCTCGCCATGACCGTGCTGGCCCTGATCGCCGTGGCGAACCTGGTGAGCACCCGTCGACACGCGCGTATGCCGGCACCGCCGATGCGGCGGTGA
- a CDS encoding MOSC domain-containing protein translates to MTGRVAAVNLGVVTEAEWAGDASGRSGIDKRPVDGPVLVRFDGVVGDFIGERAHHGGPDQAVYAYAEEDAGWWAAELGRAVRPGGFGENLTTYAVDVTGAVIGEQWQVGAALLQVTKPRTPCTTFAGYWGVPDLIKRFTARALPGAYLRVLREGEVGPGDPVEVVERPAHGVTIGEVFRATSLEPELLPRLLDAEDLPEKIREKARRRLAARR, encoded by the coding sequence ATGACGGGCAGGGTGGCAGCGGTGAACCTCGGCGTGGTGACCGAGGCGGAGTGGGCCGGCGACGCGAGCGGTCGCAGCGGCATCGACAAGCGGCCGGTCGACGGGCCGGTGCTGGTCCGCTTCGACGGGGTGGTCGGTGACTTCATCGGAGAGCGGGCCCATCACGGCGGCCCCGACCAGGCGGTCTACGCCTACGCCGAGGAGGACGCCGGTTGGTGGGCGGCCGAGCTGGGTCGGGCCGTACGGCCCGGTGGGTTCGGTGAGAACCTGACCACGTACGCGGTCGACGTGACCGGCGCGGTGATCGGCGAGCAGTGGCAGGTCGGCGCTGCCCTGCTCCAGGTCACCAAGCCGCGTACGCCCTGCACCACCTTCGCCGGCTACTGGGGCGTACCGGATCTGATCAAGCGGTTCACCGCCCGGGCATTGCCCGGCGCCTACCTTCGGGTGTTGCGGGAGGGGGAGGTGGGTCCGGGCGACCCGGTCGAGGTGGTGGAGCGGCCCGCGCACGGCGTGACCATCGGTGAGGTGTTCCGGGCGACGAGCCTGGAGCCGGAGCTGCTGCCCCGGCTGCTGGACGCGGAGGACCTGCCGGAGAAGATCCGCGAGAAGGCCCGCCGTCGCCTCGCCGCTCGGCGCTGA
- a CDS encoding carbohydrate ABC transporter permease, with amino-acid sequence MKKVALNAAGLLVALFAAFPVYWMISTSLKPSNEIFSATPQPVPTHPTLAHYREILTGNLIPGVSFFDFFLNSVLVAVSTVVLSGLVALLAATAVARFRFRLRTSFLIMLLVVQMIPLEALVIPLFLMIQRLGLYNTLPSLILTYLGFSLPFAVWMLRGFVAAVPKELEEAAAIDGASRAQTFRRVLFPLVAPGLVATSIFSFITAWNELIFALTFINDQGSYTLPVAMTFFFGRDDTNWGPVMAASTLFTLPVIIFFLLVQRRMVSGLVAGAVKG; translated from the coding sequence GTGAAGAAGGTCGCCCTCAACGCCGCCGGGCTGCTGGTCGCGCTCTTCGCGGCGTTCCCGGTCTACTGGATGATCTCCACCTCGCTGAAGCCGAGCAACGAGATCTTCTCGGCCACCCCGCAGCCGGTGCCGACCCATCCGACGCTGGCGCACTACCGGGAAATCCTGACCGGCAACCTGATCCCCGGAGTCAGCTTCTTCGACTTCTTCCTCAACAGCGTGCTGGTCGCGGTCTCCACTGTGGTGCTCAGCGGCCTGGTCGCGTTGCTCGCCGCGACCGCGGTGGCCCGGTTCCGCTTCCGTCTGCGCACCAGCTTTCTGATCATGCTGCTGGTGGTGCAGATGATCCCGCTGGAGGCGTTGGTCATCCCGCTCTTCCTGATGATCCAGCGGCTGGGGCTCTACAACACCCTGCCCAGCCTGATCCTCACGTACCTCGGTTTCTCGTTGCCGTTCGCGGTCTGGATGCTGCGCGGCTTCGTCGCCGCGGTGCCCAAGGAGTTGGAGGAGGCCGCGGCCATCGACGGTGCCAGCCGGGCCCAGACCTTCCGTCGGGTCCTCTTTCCGCTGGTCGCGCCCGGCCTGGTGGCCACCAGCATCTTCTCCTTCATCACGGCGTGGAACGAGCTGATCTTCGCGTTGACGTTCATCAACGATCAGGGGAGCTACACGCTGCCGGTGGCGATGACCTTCTTCTTCGGCCGGGACGACACCAACTGGGGCCCGGTGATGGCCGCGTCCACCCTGTTCACCCTGCCGGTCATCATCTTCTTCCTGCTGGTGCAGCGCCGGATGGTCTCCGGCCTGGTGGCCGGCGCCGTCAAGGGCTGA